A window of Ignicoccus hospitalis KIN4/I contains these coding sequences:
- a CDS encoding complex I subunit 1/NuoH family protein has product MIGGELLIIIALVSVLLAFGYAGLLDLVTIYMERKMWGKIMQRYGPTHVGYAGLLQLIADFLKYLSKELFAPRRPNKLFYYGLPLLLIAIISIPLVLIPLDYVALSGLEGLLKLAGINVNLSDYAASKLLDELAPGVGLLGYVAVVAVTMPLMYMLSWNQANKYGALGAFRTVLLLVTYEVPFLIAIAAVAALGGLSFYGVVDFQKSAWLALLNPIAALVLFITLLAESERPPFDHPEAEQEIVHGWNVEYGAGEFILLYGLYLYTKALYADALITLFLLGGWLGPALPGLPVELTNAIWFTVKMVAVFALFILVRAALARPRVDQILELGWTKILALSIVALFISLIVKSVWLA; this is encoded by the coding sequence ATGATCGGCGGCGAGCTCCTAATCATAATAGCGCTCGTCTCCGTGCTCTTGGCTTTCGGCTACGCCGGGCTGCTGGACTTGGTAACAATCTACATGGAGAGGAAGATGTGGGGTAAGATAATGCAGAGGTACGGGCCGACCCACGTGGGCTACGCGGGGCTGTTGCAGCTCATAGCTGACTTCTTGAAGTACTTGTCCAAAGAGCTGTTCGCCCCCAGGAGGCCCAACAAGCTCTTCTACTACGGCCTGCCGCTGCTGCTGATAGCCATAATATCCATACCGTTAGTGTTGATCCCGCTGGACTACGTGGCCCTCTCCGGCTTGGAGGGGCTGCTCAAGCTCGCCGGAATAAACGTTAACTTGAGCGACTACGCAGCCTCCAAGCTTTTGGACGAGCTGGCCCCCGGCGTGGGGCTCTTGGGCTACGTCGCGGTAGTGGCAGTAACCATGCCGTTGATGTACATGCTCTCCTGGAACCAAGCGAACAAGTACGGCGCCTTGGGCGCTTTCAGGACGGTGTTGCTACTCGTAACTTACGAGGTCCCCTTCCTGATAGCCATAGCCGCCGTGGCCGCCCTAGGGGGGCTGAGCTTCTACGGGGTGGTGGACTTCCAGAAGTCCGCTTGGCTGGCGCTGCTCAACCCCATAGCGGCCCTAGTGCTGTTCATAACTCTCCTCGCGGAGAGCGAGAGGCCCCCCTTCGACCACCCGGAGGCGGAGCAAGAGATAGTGCACGGCTGGAACGTGGAGTACGGGGCGGGCGAGTTCATACTCCTTTACGGTTTATACTTGTACACTAAGGCCCTCTACGCGGACGCGCTGATCACGCTGTTCTTGCTCGGGGGGTGGCTGGGCCCGGCGTTGCCGGGGCTGCCGGTCGAGCTGACTAACGCCATATGGTTTACGGTAAAGATGGTTGCGGTGTTCGCGCTGTTCATACTGGTAAGGGCGGCCCTCGCGAGGCCCAGGGTGGATCAGATACTCGAACTGGGCTGGACCAAGATACTGGCCTTATCGATAGTAGCCCTTTTCATATCCCTTATTGTAAAGAGCGTCTGGCTCGCGTGA
- a CDS encoding nucleotidyltransferase family protein — protein sequence MKALILAGGYGKRLKPLTEELPKPLLQVAGKPIVAWQFDLYKRHGINEIVMAVGYLKEKVIELVGSGSKYGVKVVYVVEEEPLGTGGAIKNAESALRNEEMFAVSNGDIITNLDVTKLCDALRESEAVAAMSLVPLPSPYGIVITDESGKVKEFKEKPKIHDYWINAGVYCMRNEIFDYLPESGDIEKTAFPQLAKEGKLVAVKYPDAFWKSVDTFKDLEEANKLLSKLSLF from the coding sequence GTGAAGGCGTTGATACTCGCCGGGGGGTACGGCAAGAGGCTGAAGCCCCTCACCGAGGAGTTGCCGAAGCCCTTGCTCCAAGTGGCGGGGAAGCCCATAGTGGCGTGGCAATTCGACCTATACAAGAGACACGGAATAAATGAAATAGTTATGGCAGTGGGCTACTTGAAGGAAAAAGTAATAGAATTGGTCGGCTCGGGCAGCAAGTACGGCGTGAAGGTAGTTTACGTCGTCGAGGAGGAGCCCTTGGGGACCGGAGGGGCCATAAAGAACGCTGAGAGCGCGTTGAGAAACGAAGAGATGTTCGCAGTTTCCAACGGAGATATAATAACGAACTTGGACGTCACCAAGCTCTGCGACGCGTTGAGGGAGAGCGAGGCGGTAGCGGCCATGTCGCTGGTCCCCCTACCCTCCCCCTACGGAATAGTGATAACTGATGAGAGTGGGAAAGTTAAGGAATTCAAGGAGAAACCGAAGATACACGACTACTGGATAAACGCCGGGGTATATTGTATGAGGAACGAGATATTCGATTACTTACCCGAGAGCGGGGACATAGAGAAGACCGCTTTCCCCCAGCTCGCCAAGGAGGGGAAGCTGGTGGCCGTTAAGTACCCGGACGCCTTCTGGAAGAGCGTGGACACGTTTAAGGACTTAGAGGAGGCCAACAAACTGTTGTCGAAGTTGAGCTTGTTCTGA
- a CDS encoding proteasome assembly chaperone family protein, producing the protein MRKVKFVPTGEGPEDLKGSLLVTGFMGFGLVGFIATDFLLNKLKPKKIGYFVTKYLPEQVSYSEERGLELPFELYYKEVDGKKILILMNRWIPVTVERFAYADYVVKWAKKRGVEAIYAFGGLDNSYKEEPKERLRWVKTRHYDGPLPEGKPMTGGLKVIGPLALLLASAEVRGVKALAILPFCESMRQDPRASAVGLQEFARIVDLSLDVSELVERAESIESELERLRKMLESGATGRESHYM; encoded by the coding sequence GTGAGGAAGGTCAAGTTCGTCCCCACCGGCGAGGGGCCCGAGGACCTCAAGGGCTCATTGCTCGTCACGGGCTTCATGGGCTTCGGCCTAGTGGGCTTCATAGCTACCGACTTCTTGCTGAACAAGCTAAAACCTAAGAAGATAGGGTACTTCGTCACCAAGTACTTGCCGGAGCAAGTGTCCTACTCGGAGGAGAGGGGGCTGGAGCTCCCCTTCGAGCTCTATTACAAAGAAGTGGATGGCAAGAAGATATTAATCTTAATGAACAGGTGGATACCCGTTACGGTGGAGAGGTTCGCTTACGCGGACTACGTCGTCAAGTGGGCTAAGAAGAGGGGAGTTGAAGCTATTTACGCCTTCGGGGGCTTGGACAACTCCTACAAGGAGGAGCCCAAGGAGAGGCTGAGGTGGGTCAAGACTAGACACTACGACGGCCCCTTGCCGGAGGGCAAGCCCATGACTGGGGGGCTCAAGGTCATAGGCCCTCTGGCCCTCTTGCTGGCCTCCGCGGAGGTTAGGGGCGTGAAGGCTCTAGCGATATTGCCCTTCTGTGAGTCCATGAGACAAGACCCGAGGGCCTCGGCGGTCGGACTTCAAGAGTTCGCGAGGATAGTGGACTTGAGCTTGGACGTGAGCGAGCTCGTGGAGAGGGCCGAGAGCATAGAGTCGGAGCTGGAGAGGCTCCGGAAGATGTTGGAGTCCGGGGCCACCGGGAGGGAGTCTCACTACATGTAG
- a CDS encoding proton-conducting transporter membrane subunit, giving the protein MASLLLDLLAILQALLLPAQLSKYLSAFLLTLSIFFASGKVGSIVGDYYTQMGMMAVAVPSIITLLFHTRPQRHFILLVTLVTVAGYLVAASRNLATLAVSLEALSLSAAAIAFYPASKDKIRVLSTYLVFSVFAAVLLFSGLAFYFAGTNTFSLVEFTQTSTAIVGLTLILASIMVKVALAPMHAWAVDVYSLSSTSAALYLSNAVKASAFVALGILAAGPLEMAMSVGYWQVLVPVMLLAVASIAVAAGGMALSSETKRLLAFSSIAHAGFATLALAAPGPTAAAILAYYALVYSLSNTIGFSAVLLLKKEGEASLSELSLLYKRPLTALAFAIGIISLLGIPPTAGFNAKLFALFNLLTSTNLPNWYALAIALAAVVFTAATGYGYAKAIAAVAKRPEGEPEANAGLELMMWFMAFVVLLLYFYPALPVPTALG; this is encoded by the coding sequence ATGGCCTCCCTTCTGTTAGACTTGCTCGCCATACTCCAAGCGCTCTTGTTGCCGGCCCAGCTGTCCAAGTACTTGTCGGCCTTCTTGCTAACCCTCAGCATATTCTTCGCCAGCGGGAAGGTCGGCAGCATAGTGGGCGACTACTACACCCAGATGGGCATGATGGCCGTCGCAGTGCCGTCAATAATAACGCTGCTCTTCCACACCCGGCCGCAGAGGCACTTCATCTTGCTAGTTACCTTAGTCACGGTCGCCGGCTACTTGGTGGCGGCCTCGAGGAACTTGGCGACCTTAGCGGTCTCCTTGGAGGCCCTCTCGCTCTCCGCAGCTGCCATAGCCTTCTACCCGGCCTCTAAAGACAAGATAAGGGTACTGAGCACTTACTTGGTGTTCAGCGTGTTCGCCGCGGTACTGCTGTTCTCCGGGCTGGCGTTCTACTTCGCCGGCACCAACACGTTCAGCTTGGTAGAGTTCACCCAGACCTCCACTGCCATAGTCGGGCTGACGTTGATACTGGCCTCAATAATGGTGAAGGTAGCGTTAGCGCCCATGCACGCTTGGGCGGTGGACGTCTACTCCTTGAGCAGCACCAGCGCGGCCTTGTACTTGTCCAACGCAGTGAAGGCCAGCGCCTTCGTGGCGCTGGGCATACTCGCTGCCGGCCCGCTGGAGATGGCGATGTCCGTGGGCTACTGGCAAGTGTTGGTGCCGGTCATGCTCTTGGCAGTGGCTTCAATAGCAGTGGCGGCGGGGGGCATGGCCCTCAGCTCCGAAACCAAGAGGTTGTTGGCCTTCTCCAGCATAGCCCACGCGGGCTTCGCTACCTTGGCCCTAGCGGCCCCGGGCCCGACAGCTGCAGCTATACTGGCCTACTACGCCTTGGTGTACTCCTTGTCTAACACCATAGGCTTCTCCGCGGTTCTGCTACTGAAGAAGGAGGGCGAGGCGAGCTTGAGTGAGCTTAGCTTGCTGTACAAGAGACCCTTAACTGCGCTGGCCTTCGCAATAGGGATAATATCGCTCTTGGGCATCCCCCCGACTGCAGGGTTCAACGCCAAGCTCTTCGCGCTGTTCAACTTACTCACGTCGACCAACTTGCCCAACTGGTACGCCCTAGCTATAGCCCTAGCGGCCGTGGTCTTCACGGCGGCCACGGGATACGGCTACGCCAAAGCCATAGCTGCCGTAGCCAAGAGGCCGGAGGGCGAGCCCGAGGCGAACGCCGGGCTGGAGCTGATGATGTGGTTCATGGCGTTCGTGGTACTTCTCTTGTACTTCTACCCAGCGCTGCCCGTTCCCACGGCCTTGGGTTGA
- a CDS encoding NADH-quinone oxidoreductase subunit K, which produces MSELGAAIWATIPLLVVGLYGIAARRNLVRIMLALEIVGAATVTILGAAAAARWQASGEVLGLLALVAIGIEGAMLIALVTLFNYVYRDVDVIKIKEGGEEE; this is translated from the coding sequence TTGAGCGAGCTGGGAGCGGCCATCTGGGCGACCATTCCCCTCTTGGTGGTAGGCCTCTACGGCATAGCCGCGAGGAGGAACTTAGTTAGGATAATGCTGGCATTGGAAATAGTGGGGGCCGCCACCGTGACCATATTGGGAGCCGCCGCGGCGGCCCGGTGGCAGGCCTCCGGGGAGGTGTTGGGCCTCTTGGCCCTAGTCGCCATAGGAATTGAAGGTGCCATGTTAATTGCCTTGGTTACCCTCTTCAACTACGTGTACCGCGACGTGGACGTCATAAAGATTAAGGAAGGAGGTGAGGAGGAGTGA
- the rnhA gene encoding ribonuclease HI, whose translation MRKDEGEQGVSGGKSRRLELYFDGLCEPVNPGGVATYGFVVKEGGKVLCSGKGLVGVGARGDDVTNNVAEYTALIKALECLLEKGLEGAEVVVKGDSQLAIRQLRGEYKVRSPRIAPLYKRAKELLSKFKAELQWVPRELNEEADALSREAFREYLEANKEEFERYYLKSSR comes from the coding sequence ATGAGGAAGGACGAGGGTGAGCAAGGGGTGAGCGGCGGCAAGTCTCGCCGACTCGAGCTCTACTTCGACGGCCTCTGCGAGCCAGTGAACCCCGGAGGGGTGGCCACCTACGGCTTCGTGGTTAAGGAGGGAGGGAAGGTCCTTTGCTCCGGCAAGGGCTTGGTTGGAGTGGGCGCCAGGGGCGACGACGTTACCAACAACGTAGCGGAGTACACGGCCTTGATAAAGGCGTTGGAGTGTTTGCTCGAGAAGGGCTTGGAGGGGGCTGAGGTGGTAGTAAAGGGGGACTCCCAGCTGGCGATAAGGCAGCTGAGGGGCGAGTACAAGGTGAGGTCCCCGAGGATAGCGCCGCTCTACAAGAGGGCCAAGGAGCTCTTGTCCAAGTTTAAGGCGGAGCTCCAGTGGGTTCCGAGGGAGCTCAACGAGGAGGCAGATGCCTTGAGCAGGGAGGCCTTTAGGGAGTACTTGGAGGCCAACAAGGAGGAGTTCGAGAGGTACTACCTCAAGTCCTCTCGATGA
- a CDS encoding 4Fe-4S binding protein — protein sequence MEERRFVEVRERWGRKTNALGVLKSLKAVAEYLVQSRPTTLYPFEKNDLPENFRGVLVYDIEKCIGCGACVLACPNNCLYRRPGPKTEKNKPGIYIAFEPTHCLFCGLCVDACPPVASSLRHSNVVSIVSTKKKIIWEPWEWAAFTKLIEEKGWENDAIDYDRVEHLVKERAEQIKKALEEEAEKGAKK from the coding sequence TTGGAGGAGAGGAGGTTCGTAGAGGTTAGGGAAAGGTGGGGTAGGAAGACCAACGCCCTCGGAGTTTTGAAGTCCTTGAAGGCCGTTGCCGAATACTTGGTACAGTCCAGGCCGACCACGCTCTACCCCTTCGAGAAGAACGACTTGCCGGAGAACTTCAGGGGGGTGTTGGTATACGACATAGAGAAGTGCATAGGCTGCGGCGCGTGCGTCTTGGCTTGTCCAAACAACTGCTTGTACCGCCGCCCCGGGCCGAAGACGGAGAAGAACAAGCCCGGGATCTACATAGCCTTCGAGCCCACCCACTGCTTGTTCTGCGGCCTCTGCGTGGACGCTTGCCCGCCGGTGGCCAGCTCCTTGAGGCATAGCAACGTGGTCTCCATAGTAAGTACGAAGAAGAAGATAATCTGGGAGCCGTGGGAGTGGGCCGCCTTCACTAAGCTGATAGAAGAAAAGGGCTGGGAGAACGACGCCATCGACTACGACAGGGTAGAACACCTAGTTAAGGAGAGGGCGGAGCAGATCAAAAAAGCTCTCGAGGAAGAGGCAGAGAAGGGTGCTAAGAAGTGA
- a CDS encoding Snf7 family protein: MDAIVRFSRIWEEGSKGGRKFLIFGTKESEEPLKKKVFKARYLIEKQIDRIGYTINKLKERDERLFNKLVDSIVNHDELRAKILASEIAEIRKIAKTLMTTQLALERVKYRMELFLTIGDVATTLAPVVPVLGMLKAQLLKEVPELGIELSKIHEELEEAVDEMSFYGAAEADVVLDREARKILEEARTLAERQVEAEFPSVSIPNTSRV; encoded by the coding sequence ATGGACGCGATAGTTAGGTTCAGCAGGATATGGGAAGAGGGGAGCAAGGGCGGCAGGAAGTTCTTGATATTCGGCACCAAGGAGAGCGAGGAGCCGCTCAAGAAGAAGGTGTTCAAGGCCAGGTATCTGATAGAGAAGCAGATAGACAGGATAGGTTACACCATAAACAAGTTGAAGGAGAGGGACGAGAGGTTGTTCAACAAGCTGGTGGACAGCATAGTAAACCACGACGAGCTGAGAGCTAAGATACTGGCCAGCGAGATAGCTGAAATAAGGAAGATAGCGAAGACTCTAATGACTACGCAGCTGGCCCTCGAGAGGGTCAAGTACAGGATGGAACTGTTCTTGACGATAGGCGACGTGGCGACCACTCTGGCGCCGGTGGTGCCGGTGTTGGGCATGCTGAAGGCCCAGCTGCTAAAGGAGGTGCCGGAGTTAGGGATAGAGCTGAGCAAGATACACGAGGAGCTGGAGGAGGCGGTGGACGAGATGAGCTTCTACGGAGCGGCGGAGGCGGACGTGGTGCTGGACAGGGAGGCGAGGAAGATACTGGAGGAGGCGAGGACCTTGGCGGAGAGGCAAGTGGAGGCGGAGTTCCCCAGCGTCTCCATCCCCAACACCAGCAGGGTCTAA
- a CDS encoding D-aminoacyl-tRNA deacylase, with protein sequence MKVTVVYYPGDPAAKGAAEALEREYGIKALELPEDPPFFDFNSLAGDAFIVLSRHSSEKRVKAFTVHHTGNFGEAKLGGEPKRLGVAYPSLACSLLRAMNAFRREGYDVTYEATHHGPTSDKPLVFAEIGSVKEDWEDPANHEVLAKAVASWEEHRCEAPKAVWVGGPHYSKRATKRCLEGEACFGHIAPKYALDHLDEDLLRQMVERSFERPERAYVEKKSLKSELRLRVVKALEDLGLEVLVV encoded by the coding sequence TTGAAGGTAACAGTGGTTTACTACCCCGGGGACCCCGCTGCTAAGGGGGCGGCCGAGGCTCTGGAGAGGGAATACGGGATCAAGGCTTTGGAGCTGCCGGAGGACCCACCTTTCTTCGACTTCAACTCGCTCGCCGGCGATGCCTTCATCGTGCTTTCGAGACATTCCAGCGAGAAGAGGGTGAAGGCATTCACAGTCCACCACACCGGCAACTTCGGGGAGGCGAAGCTGGGAGGGGAGCCCAAGAGGCTCGGGGTCGCCTACCCCTCCCTCGCTTGCTCCTTGTTGAGGGCAATGAACGCCTTCCGGAGGGAGGGCTACGACGTGACTTACGAGGCTACCCACCACGGGCCCACCAGCGACAAGCCATTGGTCTTCGCCGAGATAGGCTCCGTGAAGGAGGACTGGGAGGACCCGGCGAACCACGAGGTCTTGGCCAAGGCGGTGGCCTCGTGGGAGGAGCACCGCTGCGAGGCGCCCAAGGCCGTTTGGGTTGGAGGCCCCCACTACTCCAAGAGGGCTACAAAGAGGTGCTTGGAGGGCGAGGCGTGCTTCGGCCACATTGCCCCTAAGTACGCCCTTGACCACTTGGACGAGGACTTGTTGAGGCAGATGGTGGAGAGGAGCTTCGAGAGGCCCGAAAGGGCCTACGTGGAGAAGAAGTCCTTGAAGTCCGAGCTCAGGTTGAGGGTCGTCAAGGCTTTGGAGGACCTCGGCCTAGAGGTCCTCGTGGTTTGA
- the metG gene encoding methionine--tRNA ligase: MAKWIVGSAWPYVNTVPHLGNLIGSVLSADVFARFLRLMGEDVVFVSGSDEHGTPIEVEARKRGVEPKELTDKVHEYVKKLFEKYLISFDNYTRTHNPVHMEFVRETFMKIYENGYIFTQEMVMPYCPKDKMFLPDRFTVGTCPYCGAPDARGDQCERCGKLLDPPDLVNPRCAFCGSRPVWRKTLHWFFDLPKAAEGLVEWLERSELPNNVKKFTLNWVKEGLTPRSVTRDNKWGIPAPFPGAEGKTIYVWFEAVLGYLSAVKELDVKNGTNLFEEFWKDINSRPVYFIGKDNIPFHSIILPALLKATGEEYPLPYNISATEYLMYEGQKFSKRRRVGVWIDEALEVVPNPDYWRFALIRMRPEERDTNFTWREFYRIVNSELNDDIGNFAHRVLTFVERRFGGSVRGRVDEEVKKSIAELHEKYVKAMYKVKLKEASGLVLEMARLGNKYLNEKEPWRLLKEGKEEEARDVMYTCLFILREVALHLAPFAPSAAEELWKMIGEPGSVHERGKLLTSGSEPAGEVKEPKPLFQKLPKDFLERVDELLEEARRKVEKLRPI; this comes from the coding sequence GTGGCCAAGTGGATAGTCGGGAGCGCGTGGCCCTACGTCAACACCGTGCCTCACTTAGGTAACTTGATCGGGTCCGTACTGTCCGCCGACGTGTTCGCTAGGTTCTTGAGGCTTATGGGAGAGGACGTAGTGTTCGTCTCCGGCAGCGACGAGCACGGGACCCCCATAGAGGTGGAGGCCCGGAAGAGGGGGGTGGAGCCCAAGGAGCTGACCGACAAGGTGCACGAGTACGTAAAGAAGCTGTTCGAGAAGTACTTGATATCCTTCGACAATTACACGCGCACCCACAACCCGGTGCACATGGAGTTCGTGAGGGAAACGTTTATGAAGATATACGAGAACGGCTACATATTCACGCAAGAGATGGTCATGCCCTACTGCCCCAAGGACAAGATGTTCTTGCCCGACAGGTTTACGGTGGGCACTTGCCCCTACTGCGGGGCCCCGGACGCCAGGGGGGACCAGTGCGAGAGGTGTGGAAAGCTCTTGGACCCCCCGGACTTGGTCAACCCCCGCTGCGCCTTCTGCGGCTCCAGGCCGGTCTGGAGGAAGACCTTGCACTGGTTCTTCGACTTGCCTAAGGCCGCGGAGGGGTTGGTGGAGTGGCTGGAAAGGAGCGAGCTGCCCAACAACGTTAAGAAGTTCACCTTGAACTGGGTGAAGGAGGGCCTCACGCCGAGGTCTGTCACTAGGGACAACAAGTGGGGCATACCCGCCCCGTTCCCGGGGGCGGAGGGCAAGACCATCTACGTTTGGTTCGAAGCGGTCTTGGGTTACCTCTCCGCAGTTAAGGAGTTGGACGTCAAGAACGGGACGAACTTGTTCGAGGAGTTCTGGAAGGACATCAACTCCAGGCCGGTATACTTCATAGGGAAGGACAACATACCCTTCCACTCCATAATACTCCCGGCCCTCTTAAAGGCGACCGGCGAGGAGTACCCGCTCCCCTACAACATATCCGCGACGGAGTACCTCATGTACGAGGGCCAGAAGTTCAGCAAGAGGAGGAGGGTGGGCGTTTGGATAGACGAGGCGCTGGAGGTGGTGCCCAACCCGGACTACTGGAGGTTCGCGTTGATTAGAATGAGGCCCGAGGAGAGGGACACAAACTTCACTTGGAGGGAGTTCTACAGGATAGTGAACAGCGAGCTGAACGACGACATAGGCAACTTCGCCCACAGGGTGTTAACTTTCGTGGAGAGGCGCTTCGGAGGCTCGGTCCGCGGGAGGGTGGACGAGGAGGTCAAGAAGAGCATAGCCGAGTTGCACGAGAAGTACGTGAAGGCCATGTATAAGGTGAAGTTGAAGGAAGCGTCCGGCTTAGTCTTGGAAATGGCCAGGTTAGGTAACAAGTACTTGAACGAGAAGGAGCCTTGGAGGCTCTTGAAGGAGGGGAAGGAGGAAGAGGCGAGGGACGTCATGTATACGTGCTTGTTCATACTTAGGGAGGTCGCCCTTCACTTGGCGCCCTTCGCGCCCTCGGCGGCGGAGGAGCTGTGGAAGATGATAGGCGAGCCCGGGAGCGTGCACGAGAGGGGCAAGCTCCTCACCAGCGGTTCCGAGCCCGCGGGGGAGGTCAAAGAGCCCAAGCCGCTGTTCCAGAAGCTGCCCAAGGACTTCCTCGAGAGGGTGGACGAGCTGTTGGAGGAGGCTCGGAGAAAAGTTGAAAAGCTCCGCCCCATCTGA
- the tuf gene encoding translation elongation factor EF-1 subunit alpha: MSKKEKPHMNLIVIGHVDHGKSTLVGHLLYELGFVDEKTLKMLEEEAKKRGKESFKYAWLLDKLKEERERGVTIDLTFMKFETPKYYFTIIDAPGHRDFIKNMITGASQADAAILVVSARPGEFEAGMSAEGQTREHILLAKTMGIDQIIVAVNKMDATEPPWSEKRYKQIVETLKKFMKGLGFKVDEIPFVPVSAWTGDNIIKRSENMPWYKGPTLVEALDNLKPPSVEKWAKLPLRIPIQDVYSITGVGTVPVGRVETGVLKVGDKVVFMPPGVGGEVRSIEMHHEKIEQAMPGDNIGFNVRGVSKNDIKRGDVAGHPENPPTVADQFTARVFVIWHPSAIAVGYTPVIHAHTASVASRIIEIKQKIDPRTGKVIEENPSFLKPGDAAVVVFKPLKPMVIEKFQEFQPLGRFAMRDMGKTVGIGIVTDVKPAKVEIKMKK; this comes from the coding sequence ATGAGCAAGAAAGAGAAGCCCCACATGAACTTGATAGTGATCGGCCACGTAGACCACGGCAAGAGCACCCTAGTGGGCCACCTGTTGTACGAGCTGGGCTTCGTCGACGAGAAGACGCTGAAGATGTTGGAGGAGGAAGCGAAGAAGAGGGGCAAGGAGAGCTTCAAGTACGCTTGGCTGCTGGACAAGCTCAAGGAGGAGCGTGAGAGGGGCGTTACCATCGACCTGACCTTCATGAAGTTCGAGACTCCGAAGTACTACTTCACCATCATCGACGCCCCCGGCCACAGGGACTTCATTAAGAACATGATCACCGGCGCCAGCCAGGCCGACGCGGCCATCTTGGTGGTCAGCGCCAGGCCGGGCGAGTTCGAGGCCGGCATGAGCGCGGAGGGCCAGACTAGGGAACACATACTCCTAGCCAAGACCATGGGTATCGACCAGATAATAGTGGCCGTCAACAAGATGGACGCCACCGAGCCGCCTTGGAGCGAGAAGAGGTACAAGCAGATAGTGGAGACCCTGAAGAAGTTCATGAAGGGCCTCGGCTTCAAGGTGGACGAGATACCGTTCGTGCCCGTTAGCGCTTGGACCGGCGACAACATCATCAAGAGGAGCGAGAACATGCCGTGGTACAAGGGCCCCACCTTGGTGGAGGCCTTGGACAACCTCAAGCCGCCAAGCGTGGAGAAGTGGGCCAAGCTCCCGCTTAGGATACCCATCCAAGACGTCTACAGCATCACCGGCGTGGGCACCGTCCCGGTAGGGAGGGTGGAGACCGGCGTACTCAAGGTAGGCGACAAGGTAGTGTTCATGCCGCCCGGAGTTGGAGGAGAAGTAAGGAGCATAGAGATGCACCACGAGAAGATCGAGCAAGCCATGCCCGGCGACAACATAGGCTTCAACGTAAGGGGCGTGAGCAAGAACGACATAAAGAGGGGAGACGTGGCCGGCCACCCGGAGAACCCGCCCACCGTTGCGGACCAGTTCACCGCCAGGGTGTTCGTCATCTGGCACCCCAGCGCCATAGCGGTGGGCTACACCCCGGTGATCCACGCCCACACCGCCAGCGTGGCTAGCAGGATTATCGAGATCAAGCAGAAGATCGACCCGAGGACCGGTAAGGTGATCGAGGAGAACCCGAGCTTCCTCAAGCCGGGCGACGCCGCTGTGGTGGTGTTCAAGCCGCTCAAGCCGATGGTGATAGAGAAGTTCCAAGAGTTCCAGCCGCTGGGCAGGTTCGCCATGAGGGACATGGGCAAGACCGTCGGCATAGGCATAGTGACCGACGTCAAGCCCGCCAAAGTAGAGATAAAGATGAAGAAGTAA
- a CDS encoding NADH-quinone oxidoreductase subunit J — protein sequence MEAFVLLMGLATAFAAAVLWDPDIVRAASSLVMVFLLTGFALLSLGAWFVGAMQVLLGAGAVAILALYAAITSKKRKEVLRSRSAGTIAALALSVLGISMGFLTLNTPGTFTFYSSDASKIAEVLFEDVGLTVALSVLLIVALIASAYIVRYVFLREVRA from the coding sequence ATGGAAGCCTTCGTGCTGCTGATGGGACTGGCCACCGCGTTCGCGGCAGCGGTGCTCTGGGACCCCGACATAGTTAGGGCCGCGAGCTCCCTAGTGATGGTCTTCCTCTTGACGGGCTTCGCGCTGCTCTCCTTAGGGGCGTGGTTCGTGGGGGCCATGCAAGTGCTCTTGGGCGCCGGCGCCGTCGCGATACTCGCCCTGTACGCGGCTATAACGTCCAAGAAGAGGAAGGAGGTTCTGAGGTCCAGGAGCGCCGGCACCATAGCTGCCCTCGCGCTGAGCGTTTTGGGAATAAGCATGGGCTTCCTCACCCTAAACACCCCCGGAACCTTCACCTTCTACAGCTCGGACGCCTCCAAGATAGCGGAAGTCTTGTTCGAGGACGTTGGACTTACCGTAGCGCTCAGCGTTTTGTTGATAGTAGCCTTGATCGCTTCGGCTTACATAGTTAGATACGTGTTCTTACGCGAGGTGAGAGCTTGA
- a CDS encoding PUA domain-containing protein, which yields MLHYIYGAEPQCSLEGVTVKYSKTGKPRYVLMNGKRLFTIKPNDMSVTLSPEGAAFLEGCFPPKVARVYVSEVPEKTVFAKHVIDADEGIRRGVDVLIIYESRLVAFGKALMSGREMKELNLGEAARVRGKVP from the coding sequence TTGCTACACTACATCTACGGCGCCGAGCCCCAGTGTAGCTTGGAGGGGGTGACGGTAAAGTACTCGAAGACCGGGAAGCCGCGCTACGTCCTCATGAATGGGAAGAGGCTCTTCACCATCAAGCCCAACGACATGTCCGTAACCCTCTCCCCGGAGGGGGCCGCTTTCTTGGAGGGCTGCTTCCCCCCTAAGGTAGCTAGGGTCTACGTCAGCGAGGTCCCCGAGAAAACGGTGTTCGCCAAGCACGTGATAGACGCAGACGAGGGGATAAGGAGGGGCGTAGACGTTTTAATAATATACGAGTCGCGGCTGGTGGCCTTCGGTAAGGCGCTGATGTCCGGGAGGGAGATGAAGGAGCTTAATTTGGGCGAGGCCGCGAGGGTTAGGGGTAAGGTGCCGTGA